One segment of Arcanobacterium phocae DNA contains the following:
- a CDS encoding inorganic phosphate transporter: MLTSTTLIVGMVILIAFAFDFTNGFHDAANAIATSVATRALAPRTALIMAAVMNFVGALLGTGVAETIGSGIVDISGVDNQLVALFVVLSGLVGAVTWNLITWWLGLPSSSSHALIGGLAGAGLAASISVQWSVIGEKVVLPMFVSPVVGFVLAYLLMSIVMRIFANFAYRPTMRRFRYAQTVSAAATALGHGLQDAQKTMGVVVLALVAGGFHEGHAVPLWVKLGAATAISLGTYSGGWRIMKTLGSKIIDLDPSQGFVAESVASSVLYTTAFLYHAPISTTHTITSAIMGAGATKRLSAVRWSVTKSIVGAWFLTMPAAAIVAAVFYAVFHFLFI, from the coding sequence ATGCTCACTTCGACTACCCTTATCGTTGGCATGGTGATCTTGATTGCGTTCGCATTCGATTTCACTAACGGCTTCCATGATGCCGCGAATGCTATTGCCACTTCGGTAGCTACGCGAGCATTGGCACCGCGAACTGCTCTGATCATGGCTGCGGTTATGAATTTTGTTGGCGCTTTGTTAGGAACAGGCGTTGCCGAAACTATTGGATCTGGCATTGTTGATATTAGTGGCGTTGATAATCAGCTCGTAGCCTTGTTCGTTGTCCTTTCTGGACTTGTTGGCGCAGTTACGTGGAATCTCATAACGTGGTGGTTGGGGCTTCCGTCGTCGTCGTCGCACGCATTGATCGGCGGACTTGCTGGTGCTGGCTTGGCCGCATCTATTTCAGTTCAGTGGAGCGTTATTGGCGAAAAAGTTGTGTTGCCGATGTTTGTCTCTCCGGTTGTAGGATTCGTGTTAGCTTACCTACTGATGTCAATTGTGATGCGTATCTTCGCTAACTTCGCCTACCGTCCTACGATGCGCCGGTTCCGTTACGCGCAAACGGTATCCGCAGCAGCAACTGCTTTGGGGCACGGCTTGCAGGACGCACAGAAGACGATGGGCGTTGTTGTTCTCGCTTTGGTTGCTGGCGGATTCCATGAGGGACATGCGGTACCGTTGTGGGTTAAGCTCGGTGCGGCTACTGCGATTTCGTTGGGTACGTATTCTGGCGGCTGGCGAATCATGAAAACGTTGGGGTCGAAGATTATCGATCTTGATCCGTCGCAGGGGTTTGTTGCCGAATCGGTGGCGTCATCGGTTCTTTATACGACGGCGTTCTTGTACCATGCTCCGATTTCGACGACGCATACTATCACGTCTGCGATTATGGGTGCGGGTGCAACGAAGCGGCTTTCGGCTGTGCGTTGGTCGGTTACGAAGTCGATTGTGGGCGCGTGGTTCTTAACTATGCCGGCAGCCGCGATTGTGGCAGCTGTTTTCTATGCGGTTTTCCATTTCTTGTTTATCTAA
- a CDS encoding GDSL-type esterase/lipase family protein — MKSITKKLFAGFVALSTSLFTASPALADTTQQQDEKYLTLTLIGDSYTAGNGAGLYYGPTEAYRSMRNWGHVYADQLNAAGVHTTVHNLAHSGEVTSGVLEKQISKVPVDSDIVLFTIGGNDIEFQNIISGCFVPYPVGEYAKCKAAISIANDKIDATFKNVEEILSQLNNRLSPDAEIVMVGYPYLSLDKEFILSSGWFGSGDKYDASREVRAFGKKAVELQTNLVNGWNSAPSHVKVKFVPTHVAFEGHEPDPGSLAYNPKRWFNELAEENGRADENGITQAEWSKNTMMFYHPNITGHEEIGKLLYKTIGVPSSAHVQQSYARPIDVTFLVEASAQTQEKLPEIKKQIRRIATETFDASANADQQARFSLKSYVGEDPIPYEKAQPEVNIPDVPQPEANSPVESVVPDLPDDSQPKAVAAQPSETTEPTEATDPAPADDADAHAEGPAATTSFGELSDVLNSLNNLDTTTDQNAQDFLATLKTVTNSHDWRAEARKIVVVIGDAELKDTSKLGDEVQKLLLSAFAANTVEFNLIDLDADRTDPIPSLFTRTGGRMQLLGDLRPLILEAPTAKLGQVPTQKQGATVEFSADGSFSPNSDIESYAWDFDGDGKPDATTSENKISHAFTTVGEHTVSVTITDKDKQTAIATIMVDVTEDGDLVDQSIDNCPDVANEDQLDTDSDGIGDACDNLNLAEIQKKVTAGAEAQSFDIHSVLPNATDIKLTLETATPQSWNVALKDSVLSYAATDKANGGETAIAMLTMKVPVGTTFKRNVPEMKDMAVRLTLTATKVIPAMELTPGTKTIPAMKLTPGTKTIPALPLVPATTLPQSPKVVEQATGTGLAKTGSSVGAVALFAMVLITSGMALTIRKES; from the coding sequence ATGAAATCTATAACGAAGAAGTTATTCGCAGGTTTTGTTGCACTATCAACATCATTATTCACTGCCTCTCCCGCATTAGCGGACACTACTCAACAGCAGGATGAAAAATACCTAACGTTGACACTTATTGGCGATTCCTATACAGCCGGTAACGGTGCTGGTTTGTATTATGGACCAACCGAAGCATACCGGAGTATGCGCAACTGGGGTCACGTTTACGCTGACCAGCTTAATGCTGCGGGCGTTCACACCACAGTACATAATCTGGCACACTCCGGAGAAGTAACTTCTGGTGTTCTCGAAAAGCAAATCTCTAAGGTCCCAGTAGACTCCGATATCGTACTATTTACTATCGGTGGTAATGACATTGAGTTTCAAAATATTATATCGGGATGTTTTGTCCCATATCCTGTCGGTGAATATGCCAAATGTAAGGCAGCTATTTCTATAGCTAACGATAAGATCGATGCGACCTTTAAAAATGTGGAAGAGATCCTTAGCCAGCTAAATAATCGTTTATCACCAGATGCTGAAATCGTCATGGTCGGATACCCATATCTGTCATTAGACAAAGAGTTCATCTTGTCTAGCGGCTGGTTTGGATCAGGCGACAAATACGATGCTTCACGTGAAGTACGAGCCTTTGGCAAAAAAGCAGTTGAGCTGCAAACTAATCTTGTGAATGGGTGGAATAGCGCTCCTTCACATGTGAAAGTGAAATTCGTTCCAACTCATGTTGCTTTTGAAGGCCACGAACCAGATCCAGGCTCACTTGCCTACAATCCAAAACGCTGGTTTAACGAGCTAGCCGAAGAAAATGGTCGCGCTGACGAAAACGGCATTACTCAAGCAGAGTGGTCAAAGAACACCATGATGTTCTATCATCCAAATATCACTGGCCACGAAGAGATCGGAAAGCTTCTCTATAAAACAATCGGAGTACCAAGTTCCGCACACGTTCAGCAGAGCTACGCTCGCCCAATCGATGTTACTTTCTTAGTTGAGGCATCCGCACAGACACAAGAAAAGCTTCCGGAGATTAAAAAGCAGATTCGTCGCATCGCTACGGAAACTTTTGACGCCTCTGCAAACGCAGACCAACAAGCCCGGTTCAGCTTGAAATCGTACGTTGGAGAAGATCCGATTCCTTACGAAAAAGCTCAGCCAGAAGTCAACATCCCAGATGTTCCACAGCCTGAAGCAAATTCTCCAGTAGAATCAGTTGTACCTGATCTACCAGATGATTCCCAGCCTAAGGCTGTTGCTGCTCAGCCTTCAGAAACTACTGAGCCAACAGAAGCTACTGATCCAGCACCAGCAGATGACGCAGATGCCCATGCTGAAGGACCCGCTGCAACAACGTCATTCGGCGAACTTTCTGACGTTCTTAACTCACTTAACAATTTAGACACAACCACAGACCAGAATGCACAAGATTTCTTGGCAACTCTTAAAACGGTAACTAATTCACATGATTGGCGTGCTGAAGCCCGCAAGATCGTCGTCGTCATTGGCGATGCGGAACTGAAGGATACATCCAAGCTTGGTGATGAAGTTCAGAAGCTACTCCTGAGCGCATTCGCAGCTAACACTGTCGAGTTTAACCTCATCGATCTTGACGCCGATCGCACTGATCCCATCCCATCTCTCTTTACCCGAACTGGTGGTCGGATGCAGCTACTCGGCGATTTACGTCCACTGATTCTAGAAGCACCTACTGCAAAGCTCGGTCAAGTTCCAACCCAAAAACAAGGTGCAACTGTTGAGTTCAGTGCTGATGGATCTTTCTCACCCAACAGTGACATTGAGTCATATGCATGGGATTTCGACGGCGATGGAAAACCAGATGCCACCACATCAGAAAACAAGATATCGCATGCTTTTACAACAGTAGGTGAGCATACTGTTTCGGTTACCATCACAGATAAGGACAAGCAAACCGCAATCGCTACCATCATGGTTGATGTGACAGAAGATGGCGACTTAGTCGATCAAAGCATCGACAACTGCCCAGATGTTGCGAATGAAGATCAGCTTGACACCGATAGCGATGGAATCGGCGATGCTTGCGATAACTTGAACCTTGCTGAAATTCAGAAGAAGGTCACTGCTGGAGCTGAAGCTCAGAGCTTCGACATTCACTCGGTATTGCCTAACGCAACCGACATCAAGTTGACACTTGAAACCGCTACTCCACAATCCTGGAATGTGGCATTAAAAGACTCGGTACTCTCCTATGCAGCAACTGACAAAGCAAACGGTGGCGAAACTGCTATTGCTATGCTGACGATGAAAGTTCCTGTAGGGACAACATTCAAGCGAAATGTGCCAGAGATGAAAGACATGGCAGTCCGGTTAACGCTAACAGCAACAAAGGTCATCCCAGCCATGGAACTCACCCCAGGCACAAAAACAATCCCAGCCATGAAACTCACCCCAGGCACAAAAACAATCCCAGCACTGCCGCTCGTACCAGCAACCACGTTGCCACAATCTCCAAAGGTTGTGGAGCAGGCAACGGGAACTGGTCTAGCTAAAACAGGATCGAGCGTTGGCGCAGTTGCACTATTCGCAATGGTTCTTATTACCTCTGGTATGGCCCTTACTATCCGCAAGGAAAGCTAA
- a CDS encoding DMT family transporter — protein sequence MGRKIAVIGNGLDSLAIGMFAGSLVWLPVALPHVGPIFTDGCVLGLIVVVALSSVTPYVMDAVIMRRISAPTFALLNSLLPATSLLVGLIILRQVRAVGELSGLVLITTAVALVNFQPFGRRKARSLVQTATE from the coding sequence GTGGGCCGTAAAATCGCGGTTATTGGGAACGGGCTCGATTCCCTGGCTATCGGCATGTTTGCTGGTTCGCTCGTCTGGCTTCCGGTGGCGTTGCCACATGTGGGGCCGATTTTTACTGATGGGTGCGTGTTAGGACTGATCGTGGTTGTGGCGTTGTCCTCGGTGACACCGTATGTGATGGATGCGGTGATCATGCGTCGGATAAGTGCACCCACGTTTGCATTGCTCAATTCGCTACTGCCGGCTACTTCGTTGCTTGTGGGGTTGATTATTTTACGGCAGGTGCGGGCCGTTGGTGAATTATCAGGTCTTGTGCTTATTACGACGGCGGTGGCGCTGGTTAATTTTCAGCCGTTTGGGCGCCGTAAAGCGCGCTCCTTGGTACAAACTGCGACCGAGTAA
- a CDS encoding endonuclease/exonuclease/phosphatase family protein — MSLRCVTLNLEHGRPARENHEGAFAQAVVQLQDLAPDLMMVQEADGPFRARFTTGSTERGGQIQILAKRLNMTYAYAPSAFGYGVGILSRLPIRAARYLRLPPIVKPIYHKPDESWKIRWPEPRVALYAQLDAGTQPLLVGTTHLDIDQQAAPCQLQIVAQGFEHVATMWGIPGGAASSSILLSGDMNLRPDAVADALAKIPETTTAPRTVLATELTYPHTEPRWQIDHMLGHRIVAQYSRSLSTSISDHAGLIIEADLN, encoded by the coding sequence ATGAGCTTGCGCTGTGTCACGCTAAACCTGGAACATGGGCGCCCCGCGCGTGAGAACCATGAAGGAGCATTCGCGCAAGCGGTGGTACAGCTACAGGACCTCGCGCCAGATCTGATGATGGTCCAAGAAGCTGACGGTCCGTTCCGTGCCCGGTTCACCACCGGTAGCACGGAACGTGGCGGTCAGATACAGATATTAGCGAAACGCCTGAATATGACATACGCTTACGCCCCATCAGCTTTCGGCTACGGAGTCGGAATCCTCAGCAGGCTGCCCATCCGTGCAGCACGGTATTTGCGCCTGCCACCAATCGTGAAACCCATCTACCACAAGCCAGATGAGAGCTGGAAAATACGGTGGCCCGAACCGCGAGTAGCACTCTACGCACAACTGGACGCGGGTACTCAGCCGCTCCTTGTTGGCACCACACATCTAGATATTGACCAGCAAGCAGCGCCATGCCAGCTACAGATCGTCGCCCAAGGATTTGAGCACGTCGCAACCATGTGGGGCATCCCCGGTGGGGCTGCGTCGTCGTCGATATTACTAAGCGGTGATATGAACCTGCGTCCAGACGCAGTAGCGGACGCGCTCGCGAAGATACCGGAAACCACCACGGCCCCGCGAACCGTTCTTGCTACTGAACTGACTTATCCCCACACTGAACCGCGTTGGCAGATCGACCACATGCTCGGGCATCGCATAGTTGCGCAATATTCCCGTTCGTTAAGCACATCAATCTCGGACCATGCGGGCCTTATTATTGAGGCAGATCTCAACTAA
- the msrB gene encoding peptide-methionine (R)-S-oxide reductase MsrB: MAYAEQTPQPTENIEYKLDKTPEEWRNLLTDMEFFVLREAGTERPGTGELLHENRSGIYHCRACDAELFSSETKFDSHCGWPSFYDPDEKGAVVYIEDRTLAPRIRTEVRCANCGSHLGHVFNDSPQTPTGLRYCMNSVSLRFEPDGDDN, translated from the coding sequence ATGGCTTACGCAGAACAAACCCCACAGCCCACGGAAAACATTGAATACAAGCTGGATAAGACGCCAGAAGAATGGCGAAACCTCCTCACCGATATGGAGTTTTTTGTGTTGCGTGAGGCTGGCACAGAACGGCCTGGAACCGGCGAGCTCCTGCACGAAAACCGTTCTGGTATTTACCACTGCCGGGCCTGCGATGCGGAATTATTTTCTTCGGAAACGAAGTTCGATTCCCACTGCGGTTGGCCGTCATTCTATGACCCTGATGAAAAAGGGGCAGTCGTTTACATTGAGGATCGAACCTTGGCACCGCGAATCCGAACCGAGGTCCGATGCGCTAACTGTGGTTCGCATCTGGGACACGTTTTTAACGATTCGCCACAAACACCTACCGGTTTGCGTTACTGTATGAACTCAGTGTCGTTGCGATTCGAACCAGATGGTGACGATAACTGA